One window of the Rhizorhabdus dicambivorans genome contains the following:
- a CDS encoding OmpA family protein: MRKLAILAALASTALAAPAFARDNAWYVGVEGGGMMIEDMKFDVGTSTLAPGGGRATADTSTGFDVDGIVGYDFGMVRVEGEVGYRRARVDSFSTTAARTPANIGGAGAPAGTYQDASGKNSALSFMMNALLDFGGDDGFGAYIGAGGGIARVKYSGYNVSTDDFLNDSDSKFAWQAIAGVRYPVSTNVDVGVKYRYFNVDKVKVFDRAGAEYKGDWRSHSVLLSLVYNFGEPAAPPPPPPPPPPPPPPPPPPPPPPPVVETPGPFIVFFDWDKSDITAEAASILDNAANAYATTGQARVQLAGHADKSGGDQYNVGLSQRRADAVKAYLAGKGVPDSAIATEAFGESRPLVDTADGVREPQNRRVEITFGAGM; encoded by the coding sequence ATGCGCAAGCTTGCCATCTTGGCAGCGCTAGCATCTACCGCGCTCGCTGCGCCGGCCTTTGCTCGTGACAATGCTTGGTATGTCGGCGTCGAAGGCGGCGGCATGATGATCGAGGACATGAAGTTTGACGTGGGCACTTCGACGCTCGCGCCGGGTGGTGGCCGTGCCACTGCCGATACTTCGACCGGCTTCGACGTAGACGGCATCGTCGGTTACGACTTCGGCATGGTCCGCGTCGAAGGTGAAGTGGGCTATCGCCGCGCTCGCGTCGACAGCTTCTCGACCACCGCAGCCCGGACGCCCGCGAACATCGGTGGCGCAGGTGCGCCCGCCGGCACCTATCAGGATGCCTCGGGCAAGAACAGCGCGCTGAGCTTCATGATGAACGCTCTGCTCGACTTCGGCGGCGATGACGGCTTCGGTGCCTATATCGGCGCCGGCGGCGGTATCGCCCGCGTCAAGTACAGCGGCTACAATGTGTCGACGGACGACTTCCTGAACGACAGCGACTCCAAGTTCGCCTGGCAGGCGATCGCTGGCGTCCGCTATCCGGTGTCGACCAATGTCGATGTCGGTGTGAAGTATCGTTACTTCAACGTCGACAAGGTCAAGGTCTTCGACCGCGCCGGCGCGGAATATAAGGGTGACTGGCGTTCGCACAGCGTTCTGCTGAGCCTCGTCTACAACTTCGGTGAGCCGGCTGCTCCGCCGCCTCCGCCGCCGCCCCCGCCGCCGCCTCCTCCGCCCCCGCCGCCTCCGCCGCCGCCTCCGCCGGTGGTCGAGACTCCGGGTCCGTTCATCGTGTTCTTCGACTGGGATAAGTCGGACATCACGGCGGAAGCCGCGTCGATCCTCGACAACGCCGCGAATGCCTATGCCACGACCGGCCAGGCCCGCGTCCAGCTTGCCGGCCACGCCGACAAGTCGGGTGGCGACCAGTATAACGTTGGTCTGTCGCAGCGTCGCGCCGATGCCGTTAAGGCCTATCTGGCCGGCAAGGGCGTGCCTGACTCGGCGATCGCGACCGAAGCCTTCGGCGAAAGCCGTCCGCTGGTCGACACCGCCGATGGTGTCCGCGAGCCGCAGAACCGTCGCGTCGAAATCACCTTCGGCGCCGGCATGTAA
- a CDS encoding SOUL family heme-binding protein, which yields MAKIGWGRILAGVATAAAAGAAYIYFKQRAARAPLHETLASEGGFEIRRYPALLVVETVQYGSRDRALGNGFGVLADYMFGEGREGEEIPITMPVLAEPFGDGGWRVRFLIPQGIARESLEPPGEGIAIAEIPAREVAVISVPGKPSDRLFSARTAELRRWIKARGRVAAGGPEHGYYNSPLKPGTALPNEVLIPLADDADGKR from the coding sequence ATGGCGAAGATCGGCTGGGGCAGGATATTGGCGGGCGTGGCCACCGCCGCCGCCGCCGGGGCGGCCTATATCTACTTCAAGCAGCGCGCCGCCCGCGCGCCGCTCCATGAGACGCTGGCCAGCGAGGGCGGGTTCGAGATCCGCCGCTATCCCGCGCTGCTGGTGGTCGAAACCGTGCAATACGGGTCGCGGGACCGGGCGCTCGGCAACGGCTTCGGCGTGCTGGCCGACTATATGTTCGGCGAGGGACGCGAGGGGGAGGAGATTCCGATCACCATGCCGGTGCTGGCCGAACCGTTCGGCGACGGTGGCTGGCGGGTCCGCTTCCTGATCCCGCAGGGCATCGCCCGCGAAAGCCTGGAACCGCCGGGGGAGGGGATCGCCATCGCCGAAATCCCGGCGCGCGAGGTGGCCGTGATATCGGTGCCCGGCAAGCCGAGCGACCGGCTGTTCTCCGCGCGCACCGCCGAGCTTCGGCGCTGGATCAAGGCACGGGGCAGAGTCGCTGCCGGCGGCCCCGAGCATGGCTATTACAACTCGCCGCTGAAGCCGGGTACGGCGCTGCCGAACGAGGTGCTGATCCCGCTCGCCGATGACGCTGACGGAAAGCGCTGA
- a CDS encoding helix-turn-helix domain-containing protein has protein sequence MKTCIRDVRHAMGMTLQDVADRCTPPTTAQTIGRLETGTRTVSIAWLNRISAALGVEATDLLRVPKRAGPEVDILLGPEGAAIPRQPRHAAPPRPAQDGLTMLVEFSVGEYRQGDMVSLEKLERKSFGRALNRDVLVPRHGGRLAFGRLIDRDANRLQIQPPAQGSRQQVIVDPPWIAMAVQLLRPLG, from the coding sequence ATGAAGACCTGCATCCGCGACGTGCGGCACGCCATGGGCATGACGCTGCAGGACGTGGCCGATCGCTGCACGCCGCCGACCACCGCCCAGACCATCGGCCGGCTCGAAACCGGCACCCGCACCGTCTCGATCGCCTGGCTCAACCGGATATCGGCCGCGCTTGGGGTCGAGGCGACCGATCTGCTGCGGGTTCCGAAACGGGCCGGGCCGGAGGTCGACATCCTGCTCGGCCCCGAGGGCGCCGCCATTCCGCGCCAGCCGAGGCACGCCGCCCCGCCCCGCCCCGCCCAGGACGGGCTGACCATGCTGGTCGAGTTCAGCGTGGGGGAATATCGGCAGGGCGACATGGTTTCGCTGGAAAAGCTGGAGCGCAAATCCTTCGGCCGGGCGCTCAACCGCGACGTGCTGGTGCCGCGCCACGGCGGCCGCCTCGCCTTCGGCCGGCTGATCGATCGCGATGCCAACCGACTGCAGATCCAGCCTCCGGCCCAGGGTTCGCGCCAGCAGGTGATCGTCGATCCGCCGTGGATCGCGATGGCGGTCCAGTTGCTGCGCCCGCTGGGCTAG
- a CDS encoding cystathionine gamma-synthase family protein: MSKPTEHTLSGTTPRRRPKAEILEVGGRRLKPSTLMMGHGYDPMLSEGALKPPIFLTSTFVFESAAAGKRHFEGVTGKRPGGAEGLVYSRFNGPDQEILEDRLGIWEDAEDALSFSSGMSAIATLLLALVKPGDVIVHSAPLYAATETLIGRILGRFGVSWLDFPAGATPEEIAAVIEAAKAKGRVALIYLESPANPTNALVDVEAVRDARDRLFAGEEEKPPIAIDNTFLGPLWSKPLRHGAELVVYSLTKYAGGHSDLVAGGVVGAKALLDPVRAMRNTIGTITDPNTAWMLLRSLETLELRMSRAGENAAKVCEWLRGQSKVERVGYLGFLEPGSRQADIYRRHCEGAGSTFSLYLKGGEPEAFAFLDALKIAKLAVSLGGTETLASHPAGMTHLSVPDERKKALDIGDNLVRISIGIEDPDDLIADFEQALKAVG, from the coding sequence ATGTCCAAACCCACCGAACACACGCTGAGCGGCACCACGCCGCGTCGGCGCCCCAAGGCCGAAATCCTCGAAGTCGGCGGCCGGCGGCTCAAGCCGTCCACGCTGATGATGGGGCATGGCTATGATCCGATGCTGTCGGAAGGCGCGCTGAAGCCGCCGATCTTCCTGACCTCCACCTTCGTGTTCGAAAGCGCCGCCGCCGGCAAGCGCCATTTCGAGGGAGTCACCGGCAAGCGGCCCGGCGGGGCCGAGGGCCTGGTCTATTCGCGGTTCAACGGCCCCGACCAGGAGATATTGGAGGATCGCCTGGGCATCTGGGAGGATGCCGAGGATGCACTGAGCTTCTCCAGCGGCATGTCGGCGATCGCAACCCTGCTGCTGGCGCTGGTGAAGCCTGGCGACGTGATCGTCCATTCGGCGCCGCTCTATGCCGCGACCGAGACGCTGATCGGACGCATATTGGGTCGCTTCGGCGTGTCCTGGCTCGATTTCCCGGCGGGCGCCACGCCCGAGGAGATCGCCGCGGTCATCGAAGCGGCCAAGGCCAAGGGCCGGGTCGCGCTGATCTATCTCGAAAGCCCCGCCAACCCGACCAACGCGCTGGTTGATGTGGAGGCGGTGCGCGACGCGCGTGACCGTCTGTTCGCCGGAGAGGAAGAGAAGCCGCCGATCGCGATCGACAACACCTTCCTCGGCCCGCTCTGGTCCAAGCCGCTGCGCCACGGCGCCGAGCTGGTGGTCTATTCGCTGACCAAATATGCCGGCGGGCATAGCGATCTGGTGGCCGGCGGGGTGGTCGGGGCCAAGGCGCTGCTCGATCCGGTCCGGGCGATGCGCAACACGATCGGGACGATCACCGATCCGAACACCGCCTGGATGCTGCTCCGCTCGCTGGAGACGCTGGAACTGCGGATGAGCCGCGCGGGCGAGAATGCGGCCAAGGTATGCGAATGGCTGCGCGGCCAGAGCAAGGTGGAACGGGTCGGCTATCTCGGCTTCCTGGAGCCGGGATCGCGGCAGGCCGACATCTATCGCCGCCATTGCGAAGGCGCGGGGTCGACCTTCTCGCTCTACCTGAAGGGGGGCGAGCCCGAGGCCTTCGCCTTCCTCGACGCGCTCAAGATCGCCAAGCTCGCGGTCAGCCTCGGCGGGACGGAAACGCTCGCCAGCCACCCGGCGGGCATGACCCACCTCTCGGTGCCCGACGAGCGCAAGAAAGCGCTCGACATTGGCGACAATCTGGTCCGGATATCGATCGGCATAGAGGATCCGGACGATCTGATCGCCGATTTCGAGCAGGCGCTGAAAGCCGTCGGATAG
- a CDS encoding winged helix DNA-binding protein, producing MTALGGRVAGELPVVGAAERLDLQVAVDLVIADVGTDHGPQLDRLLDRIEAGSVQGRFASIIVVAPELIDIVSARIAHEGVSLLVGPDEEALALAIGERLRWTEPQLRDTSDGGQGQPIQNLLEELARFARSAADGQDDDAFRGDDRSLEPPSREIDEVAPVEAGLIRELIRARRLRDELFGPGLFADPAWDILLDLTAARIEGRSVAVSSLCIAAAVPATTALRWIKQLTDSGLLRRVADPDDGRRIFIELTDRAAHAMMTYFANAARAGKG from the coding sequence GTGACTGCCCTTGGCGGGCGCGTCGCCGGAGAGCTGCCGGTCGTCGGCGCGGCGGAACGCCTCGACCTCCAGGTGGCGGTCGACCTGGTGATAGCTGATGTCGGGACCGATCATGGCCCGCAGCTCGACCGGCTGCTCGACCGGATCGAGGCGGGGTCCGTCCAGGGCCGCTTCGCCAGCATCATCGTCGTTGCGCCGGAGTTGATCGACATCGTTTCGGCTCGGATCGCGCATGAGGGGGTGAGCCTTCTCGTCGGGCCCGACGAGGAGGCGTTGGCCTTGGCGATCGGCGAACGGCTCCGCTGGACCGAGCCACAGCTGCGCGACACCAGCGATGGCGGCCAGGGACAGCCGATCCAGAATCTGCTGGAGGAGCTTGCCCGGTTCGCGCGCAGCGCCGCGGATGGGCAGGACGACGATGCTTTCCGCGGCGACGATCGTTCGCTGGAGCCCCCGTCGCGGGAGATCGATGAGGTCGCGCCGGTCGAGGCGGGGCTGATCCGCGAACTGATCCGCGCGCGCCGCCTGCGGGACGAGCTGTTCGGCCCTGGCCTGTTCGCCGATCCGGCATGGGATATATTGCTCGACCTGACGGCCGCGCGGATCGAGGGGCGTTCGGTGGCGGTGTCGAGCCTGTGCATCGCGGCCGCCGTGCCGGCCACGACCGCGCTGCGCTGGATCAAGCAACTGACCGATTCGGGCTTGTTGCGCAGGGTCGCCGATCCCGATGACGGCCGCCGCATCTTCATCGAGCTGACCGACCGGGCGGCGCACGCGATGATGACCTATTTCGCCAACGCCGCGCGGGCGGGGAAGGGCTGA